One stretch of Siphonobacter curvatus DNA includes these proteins:
- a CDS encoding ExbD/TolR family protein, with translation MAKVKVKRHGVSMDMTAMCDVAFLLLTFFILTAKMRPQEAVQVTTPNSVAQEPLAAIDVITVLVSADGKIFMGVDNHQVRLGMLEQMSKRYNVAFTDPEKEAFRLSENFGAPMANMKQILDMDPAERNKPGVQPGIPSDSVRNELFYWVATARQYFGSQGAKYKVLIKADQNAPYKTVKQVIATMQEQDVNNFNLITGQETKPTSM, from the coding sequence ATGGCAAAGGTTAAAGTAAAACGTCATGGAGTGTCGATGGACATGACGGCCATGTGTGACGTAGCTTTCTTGCTGTTAACGTTCTTTATCTTAACGGCGAAAATGCGTCCTCAGGAGGCTGTGCAGGTCACTACTCCAAACTCTGTAGCCCAGGAACCCCTTGCAGCAATTGATGTCATTACGGTATTAGTTTCTGCGGATGGTAAAATTTTCATGGGTGTGGATAACCACCAGGTACGTTTGGGTATGCTGGAGCAAATGTCTAAGCGTTACAATGTGGCCTTTACGGATCCCGAAAAAGAAGCTTTTCGTTTGTCTGAAAACTTCGGGGCTCCCATGGCCAACATGAAACAGATTCTGGACATGGATCCTGCTGAGCGTAACAAGCCCGGTGTACAGCCTGGTATTCCTAGTGATTCAGTTCGTAACGAACTTTTCTACTGGGTAGCAACGGCTCGTCAGTACTTTGGTAGCCAAGGAGCTAAATACAAAGTATTAATTAAAGCGGATCAGAATGCACCTTATAAAACGGTAAAGCAAGTGATTGCTACCATGCAGGAGCAGGATGTGAACAACTTTAATTTGATCACAGGTCAGGAAACAAAACCCACTTCCATGTAG
- a CDS encoding ExbD/TolR family protein: MAEIAQGGGNDKGGKVRSKKVSTRVDMTPMVDLGFLLITFFLLTTTLQKPVTMFLGMPAKDKEKEKQETSPIKESEAITVLLGKKDGEDVVYWYQGTGKDVATTQVEKTSFAASGGLRDVLRRKKKEVGEKFFVVIKSKDDASYKSLVDVLDEMAISGIDKYGITDINLNDNKIIDKAEGK; the protein is encoded by the coding sequence ATGGCAGAGATAGCACAAGGTGGTGGGAATGACAAAGGTGGTAAAGTCCGTAGTAAAAAGGTATCTACCCGTGTAGATATGACCCCCATGGTAGACTTGGGCTTTTTATTGATTACTTTCTTCCTACTGACTACTACGCTTCAAAAACCGGTTACCATGTTCTTGGGTATGCCGGCTAAGGACAAAGAAAAAGAAAAGCAAGAAACATCTCCTATTAAAGAGTCTGAAGCAATCACCGTATTGCTGGGCAAGAAAGATGGAGAAGATGTGGTATACTGGTACCAAGGTACGGGCAAAGACGTAGCTACAACGCAGGTAGAGAAAACCTCATTTGCAGCCAGCGGCGGTCTTCGTGATGTACTGCGTCGGAAGAAGAAAGAAGTAGGCGAAAAATTCTTCGTAGTAATCAAATCTAAAGATGATGCTTCGTACAAGTCTTTAGTGGATGTACTCGATGAAATGGCTATTTCTGGAATCGACAAGTACGGTATCACCGACATCAACCTGAACGATAACAAGATTATCGATAAGGCAGAAGGTAAATAG
- a CDS encoding energy transducer TonB, whose amino-acid sequence MAETIKITNDTTLEDLIFADRNKEYGAYDLRRRTSRNALIATGIALLIVAAFLAARLLAATIGEEEKEVEVKLANMSELPPPPEQPNQPPPPPPPPPPPPEVPVMSTTAFLPPEIKEDTEVPPDVEPPKQTELVDAQAGKETVVGDPNAVEIVAIEEGTGKKREEVIEVKPAAKEEVFTVVEQAAQFPGGDAEMYKYLNKNIKYPAAAQRANVQGKVFLSFVVSPDGSISDIQVQKGLGFGCDEEAIRVVKSMPRWKPGRQSGRAVKSRFNLPISFVLE is encoded by the coding sequence ATGGCAGAAACAATCAAAATAACTAACGATACCACCTTAGAAGATCTGATTTTTGCAGATCGGAATAAGGAGTATGGTGCATACGACCTCCGTCGCCGGACGTCTCGTAATGCCCTGATTGCTACTGGTATTGCTCTTTTGATTGTTGCGGCCTTCTTAGCTGCTCGCTTGCTTGCTGCAACGATTGGTGAAGAAGAGAAAGAGGTAGAAGTTAAGCTGGCAAACATGTCAGAGCTTCCTCCTCCTCCGGAACAACCAAATCAGCCACCGCCACCACCGCCACCACCACCACCACCACCAGAGGTACCGGTGATGAGTACGACGGCGTTCCTTCCTCCTGAAATTAAGGAAGATACTGAAGTTCCACCCGATGTTGAGCCTCCCAAGCAAACTGAACTGGTAGATGCTCAAGCTGGTAAAGAAACCGTAGTAGGGGATCCTAACGCGGTAGAAATCGTAGCTATCGAAGAAGGAACGGGTAAAAAACGCGAAGAGGTTATCGAGGTGAAACCGGCTGCTAAGGAAGAAGTCTTTACGGTCGTTGAGCAAGCTGCTCAGTTCCCCGGTGGTGACGCAGAAATGTACAAGTACCTGAACAAAAATATTAAGTACCCCGCTGCAGCTCAACGAGCTAACGTACAGGGAAAAGTATTTTTGAGCTTCGTAGTATCCCCGGACGGAAGCATTTCTGATATCCAAGTACAAAAAGGTCTTGGTTTTGGTTGCGATGAGGAAGCAATCCGCGTGGTAAAATCAATGCCCCGTTGGAAACCTGGTCGTCAGTCAGGTCGGGCCGTGAAATCTCGCTTTAACTTGCCGATTTCATTCGTACTCGAATAA
- a CDS encoding PstS family phosphate ABC transporter substrate-binding protein, with translation MKTVLNYFGMSMLALLALVGCQQKSGDNPEETVSRGEMLVAVDESLQPVLTAEQEAFADKNKYAKVHMAYVPELMAIQLMLQDSARIAVVTRHLKADEKKIFEEKKLKYRAIHMATDALAFITNSKTSDTLISVDEIDGIMKGKITQWNQLKHGKSSQKISFVFDSDNSSNLQYLLDTLRIADKKQTPIYAVKSNKEVIEYIQKTPGAIGVIGVNWISDIDDPEHPRFMNGIKVMGVAKKATTDLEQYFQPFQYAIALKKYPLNRNVYMITKEAKRGLGTGFINYVMTDAGQRIVLKSGLLPANQIIRLVQVRQM, from the coding sequence ATGAAAACTGTACTAAATTATTTCGGAATGAGTATGCTGGCTCTGTTAGCCTTAGTGGGTTGCCAGCAGAAATCAGGGGATAATCCTGAAGAGACGGTATCAAGAGGCGAAATGTTAGTAGCGGTTGATGAATCACTACAACCTGTATTGACGGCCGAGCAGGAAGCTTTTGCGGATAAGAACAAATATGCGAAGGTACATATGGCTTACGTTCCCGAGCTGATGGCTATCCAACTAATGTTGCAGGATTCTGCCCGGATAGCCGTAGTAACCCGGCACTTGAAAGCCGATGAGAAGAAGATATTTGAAGAGAAAAAGTTGAAGTACCGAGCCATTCATATGGCTACGGACGCTTTGGCATTCATTACCAATAGTAAAACCAGTGATACCTTAATTTCCGTAGATGAAATTGACGGGATCATGAAGGGAAAGATTACCCAGTGGAATCAACTGAAACACGGGAAGTCTTCGCAAAAAATTTCCTTCGTCTTTGACAGTGACAATTCGAGCAACTTGCAATATTTATTAGATACACTAAGAATAGCCGACAAGAAACAGACACCTATTTACGCAGTCAAGTCTAATAAAGAAGTCATTGAGTACATTCAAAAAACGCCCGGAGCGATTGGGGTAATTGGTGTAAACTGGATCAGTGATATTGATGATCCCGAGCATCCCCGCTTCATGAACGGTATTAAGGTAATGGGAGTGGCTAAAAAGGCGACAACAGACTTAGAACAATATTTTCAGCCTTTTCAGTACGCCATCGCTTTAAAGAAATACCCTTTGAATCGTAATGTGTATATGATTACTAAAGAAGCTAAACGAGGCTTAGGTACGGGATTCATTAACTATGTGATGACTGACGCTGGGCAACGAATTGTGTTAAAAAGTGGTCTCTTACCAGCCAATCAAATTATTCGTTTGGTTCAGGTGCGGCAGATGTGA
- a CDS encoding tetratricopeptide repeat protein: MRVKFKSLILVAGMLALGATSSFAQSPEVAGALKALEADRLGSAREALEKAATSSPSAENQFYLGYYYLRLASAEDEGSVKIAEYLDKAKAAFDKGVADDAKSKFPLNKVGQAGVLLGQGKLAEATTLIDQVLADTKSKDEDVLWRAAEMYTLFTKKGQANDPGKAITLIDQIAGLKKKKDRPEYQLVKGDAYLIKNEGGPAISAYEEALRLQQDTQMAALAYTRMGRVWKRGKNYSSTQTSYNDAIKADEKFAPVYWEFAELWLFAGNYKNAAENLDKYIQYSEESPDVILRYVKFAFLAQQYQKVVDALAKIEGKVNDPDLPRIKGWSLTELGQYEQGAQNLETLLKSNPKKVYPDDYRYLGIDYRELKQDSLAVMNFEKAAAAGDTVFNNYEEIAKIRQAQKRYLDAAKAYDQSIAWKDKRPDKRPTYADFYRKGIAYYQHISSAKDTTVVPQAVESFARMGTMADSTVKANTQLTEEQKESLQGFVTMTPLWQARSNRLFADRSKALPYYEQYIAVADTAKNQKELIEAYQYQAYYEFLVTKDNDKGKEYMKKILALDPENAEANRILNPPAPAVAPKKGAAKPKAGAKASSAPAKN, from the coding sequence ATGAGAGTGAAATTCAAATCGCTAATTCTGGTAGCCGGGATGCTGGCCTTGGGTGCAACGAGCTCGTTTGCACAATCGCCAGAAGTTGCAGGAGCACTAAAGGCTCTTGAAGCAGATCGTCTTGGTTCAGCCCGTGAGGCTTTGGAAAAGGCGGCGACTTCCTCCCCATCGGCTGAAAATCAGTTTTATTTAGGATATTACTATTTAAGACTGGCTAGTGCCGAAGATGAAGGCAGTGTGAAAATCGCTGAATATCTAGACAAAGCAAAAGCTGCTTTTGATAAAGGCGTAGCGGACGATGCAAAATCGAAATTTCCGCTCAATAAAGTAGGGCAAGCTGGCGTATTGCTGGGTCAGGGTAAATTGGCTGAAGCAACGACTTTAATCGATCAGGTATTAGCTGATACAAAGAGCAAAGACGAAGATGTACTATGGCGAGCTGCTGAAATGTACACGTTGTTCACCAAAAAAGGACAAGCCAATGATCCGGGTAAAGCTATCACGCTGATTGACCAGATTGCTGGTTTGAAAAAGAAAAAAGATCGTCCTGAGTATCAACTTGTTAAAGGAGATGCTTACCTGATCAAAAACGAAGGTGGTCCGGCTATTTCAGCTTACGAGGAAGCACTTCGTTTACAGCAAGATACGCAAATGGCTGCTTTGGCCTATACGCGGATGGGTCGAGTTTGGAAACGTGGTAAGAACTACTCTAGTACCCAAACGTCGTACAATGATGCGATCAAAGCAGACGAAAAATTTGCTCCAGTATACTGGGAGTTTGCTGAATTATGGTTGTTTGCCGGTAACTACAAAAATGCCGCTGAGAACCTCGATAAATACATTCAGTATAGTGAAGAATCTCCAGACGTAATCTTGCGCTACGTTAAGTTTGCCTTCCTTGCTCAACAGTATCAGAAAGTAGTAGATGCATTGGCTAAAATTGAAGGTAAAGTAAATGATCCCGATCTTCCTCGGATTAAGGGCTGGTCTTTAACGGAATTAGGACAGTATGAGCAAGGAGCTCAGAATCTGGAAACGTTATTAAAGTCTAATCCGAAGAAAGTTTATCCGGATGATTATCGTTACCTAGGTATTGATTACCGTGAATTGAAGCAGGATTCTCTGGCTGTAATGAACTTCGAGAAAGCTGCTGCGGCAGGTGATACGGTGTTCAATAACTACGAAGAGATCGCTAAGATCCGTCAGGCTCAGAAACGTTACCTGGATGCAGCGAAAGCTTATGACCAATCGATTGCTTGGAAAGATAAGCGTCCTGACAAACGCCCAACTTACGCCGATTTCTACCGCAAAGGTATTGCTTACTATCAGCATATTAGCTCTGCTAAAGATACCACAGTAGTACCCCAAGCCGTTGAATCATTTGCTCGGATGGGAACGATGGCGGATAGTACGGTAAAAGCAAATACTCAGTTGACAGAGGAACAGAAAGAGTCGCTCCAAGGATTCGTAACAATGACTCCCCTGTGGCAAGCTCGTTCGAACCGTTTGTTCGCGGATCGTTCTAAAGCGTTACCTTACTACGAACAGTATATTGCTGTAGCGGATACGGCTAAAAATCAGAAAGAACTGATTGAAGCTTACCAATACCAGGCTTACTATGAGTTTTTAGTAACGAAGGATAATGATAAAGGTAAAGAGTACATGAAGAAAATCTTGGCTCTGGATCCTGAAAACGCAGAAGCGAATCGTATCCTGAACCCACCTGCTCCAGCTGTCGCTCCTAAGAAAGGTGCAGCTAAGCCTAAGGCAGGTGCTAAGGCTAGCTCAGCCCCGGCTAAAAACTAA
- a CDS encoding sialate O-acetylesterase, whose translation MRSYLSKLVCLLGLVFSISAQAQMTITFPVERIVFQRDNNNRATVQIAGNYYQPVDKIEAKLTPLNGGNAIDWTALPSMSNGFFSGTISATGGWYKLEVRGSLAGQVVASDDLQPFGVGEVFVIAGQSNAQGVTYQPSENQPSPSDPSDDRITIANPSNLRGGTPGNGQDPQFYRYDVVSGQPASPLYPMLPTFRKMSGSQDVAPVGVGSYYWGRLGELLTQNLNVPVLFYNGAFGGTTIQNWRESSQGQRTISRYCTSCADEYKYFAQGYPYNNLKNILTYYLSITGARTVLWMQGEADDSATINTPLASYVNDLTAVIQKSRQDLGYDQLSWVVARTSYNNGVSPNIIAAQTQVASSVPNVFLGPNTDDYGIPRSGGVHFYVNAYNQVAQGWYDALMSNGVFNRSTPKQANTLTTISAVCGNTNTLTLSVPNQNPYGWSNGQNGATITVGQGDPYMAKMKSGNTTVFSLPYKVPDRPVIGGDILKDNGGSTYFCEGVTPTLQSNYAANNVWNTGATTPTIPGAEGGSYSLTYKDLLGCNYSAESIVLGRRSRPAKPSITADGPTSFCAGTPRVLATNETAVGYIWSNGATSKNIQPTTTSNYSVQVLNADQCRSVASDAIQITVNPIPAKPTIQANRGIDPNRNVTICANETVEFTSSPSDGTYLWNYNNAATLSISTNEARSYTVQTISRANCPSPVSDPVSLKVNPLPAKPTVALLQGKLAFCEGETVTLRAITSERPSWLLANQQVSNTDLLTARISGDYYAQATDANGCRNQSDKVTVSARPNPETPKIAQVGPYTLQAQANIPGTRNSWIMGMDTSTFNSVYFKPLKEGVYTVKSVIEYNVAPVGRFECTSALSQPFSYSYDPAQDGFSVYPNPSPDGNFTLETKENWKGAEVSVVTTSGVVLYSGIINEFNERKFISLGRLPGIFIIRIRVDGFERTKRLTILP comes from the coding sequence ATGAGGTCTTATTTAAGTAAGCTAGTATGCCTTTTGGGATTGGTGTTCAGTATCTCAGCACAAGCTCAGATGACCATTACCTTTCCAGTGGAACGGATCGTGTTTCAACGGGATAACAATAATAGAGCTACCGTACAAATTGCGGGCAACTACTATCAACCCGTTGATAAGATTGAAGCAAAACTAACGCCGCTCAACGGGGGTAATGCAATCGACTGGACGGCTCTTCCCTCCATGTCCAATGGTTTCTTTTCGGGTACAATTTCCGCTACAGGCGGCTGGTATAAGCTTGAAGTACGCGGCTCGTTGGCCGGCCAGGTAGTCGCTTCCGACGATCTGCAGCCCTTTGGAGTGGGTGAAGTATTCGTGATTGCTGGTCAATCCAATGCCCAGGGTGTGACCTATCAGCCGTCTGAAAATCAACCTAGCCCAAGTGACCCCAGTGATGACCGAATAACGATTGCTAACCCTTCGAATTTAAGAGGGGGTACGCCTGGGAATGGACAGGATCCTCAGTTTTACCGGTATGATGTAGTATCCGGACAACCAGCCAGTCCCCTCTATCCGATGCTTCCTACCTTCCGAAAAATGAGCGGTTCGCAAGATGTAGCTCCGGTGGGTGTAGGATCTTATTACTGGGGCCGTTTGGGTGAATTACTCACGCAGAATCTAAATGTACCCGTGTTATTCTACAACGGTGCTTTTGGCGGTACTACGATTCAGAACTGGCGTGAATCATCGCAAGGCCAGCGTACCATCAGCCGCTATTGTACTTCCTGTGCCGATGAGTATAAATATTTTGCTCAGGGTTATCCGTATAATAACCTGAAAAATATTCTGACCTATTACCTATCGATCACGGGAGCCCGTACTGTGCTGTGGATGCAGGGTGAAGCGGATGATTCAGCAACGATCAATACGCCATTAGCCTCTTACGTCAATGATTTAACGGCAGTCATCCAAAAAAGTCGTCAGGATCTCGGTTACGATCAGCTCAGCTGGGTAGTAGCCCGAACCAGTTATAACAATGGCGTATCGCCCAATATCATTGCTGCCCAAACACAAGTAGCTTCTTCTGTACCTAACGTATTTTTGGGACCTAATACAGACGATTACGGCATTCCTCGTTCAGGAGGTGTTCACTTCTACGTCAATGCCTATAATCAGGTAGCTCAAGGCTGGTACGATGCTCTAATGTCAAATGGTGTGTTCAACCGCTCCACACCTAAACAGGCCAATACGCTCACTACGATTTCAGCAGTCTGTGGCAATACCAATACGCTTACGTTAAGTGTACCCAATCAAAATCCTTATGGCTGGAGTAATGGACAAAACGGGGCTACTATCACCGTGGGTCAGGGCGACCCGTACATGGCCAAGATGAAAAGCGGTAATACCACCGTTTTTTCACTGCCGTATAAAGTACCCGATCGCCCGGTAATTGGTGGTGACATTTTGAAAGATAATGGTGGAAGTACGTATTTCTGCGAAGGCGTTACGCCTACCCTTCAGTCTAACTATGCGGCGAATAACGTTTGGAATACCGGAGCGACTACGCCTACTATTCCAGGAGCAGAAGGTGGTTCGTATTCCTTAACGTATAAGGATCTCTTAGGATGTAATTATAGTGCAGAATCCATCGTTTTGGGAAGACGCTCGCGGCCAGCTAAACCTAGTATCACGGCTGATGGACCCACTAGCTTCTGTGCGGGAACTCCCCGGGTCCTCGCTACGAATGAGACTGCTGTAGGTTATATCTGGAGTAATGGAGCTACCAGTAAAAACATTCAGCCTACTACGACCAGTAATTATTCAGTGCAGGTACTCAATGCCGACCAATGCCGGTCGGTGGCTTCTGACGCCATTCAGATTACCGTAAATCCTATTCCGGCCAAACCAACCATTCAGGCTAACCGCGGGATTGACCCCAACCGAAATGTGACCATTTGTGCGAATGAAACCGTTGAATTTACTTCGAGTCCATCGGACGGTACCTATTTGTGGAATTACAATAATGCGGCTACGCTGAGCATTTCAACTAATGAAGCCCGTTCGTATACGGTTCAAACCATCAGTAGAGCAAACTGTCCTTCGCCCGTATCTGATCCCGTAAGCTTAAAAGTAAATCCTTTACCCGCTAAGCCTACTGTGGCTTTGTTACAAGGAAAATTAGCGTTTTGTGAAGGAGAAACGGTCACTTTAAGAGCCATCACATCCGAACGTCCCTCCTGGTTACTGGCCAATCAGCAAGTTTCGAATACGGACTTGCTAACCGCCCGCATCAGTGGTGATTACTACGCTCAGGCAACGGATGCGAACGGCTGTAGAAATCAATCGGATAAAGTGACGGTATCGGCTCGTCCGAATCCTGAAACGCCCAAAATTGCTCAGGTAGGTCCTTATACTTTACAGGCTCAAGCCAATATTCCAGGTACGCGTAATTCATGGATCATGGGCATGGATACGAGTACGTTTAATTCCGTTTATTTCAAGCCTCTTAAAGAAGGAGTATATACGGTTAAAAGTGTGATCGAATATAATGTTGCTCCGGTGGGAAGATTTGAGTGTACTTCGGCCTTGTCGCAGCCTTTTAGTTATAGTTATGACCCGGCTCAAGACGGCTTTAGTGTCTATCCGAATCCGAGCCCAGACGGAAACTTTACCCTGGAAACGAAAGAGAACTGGAAAGGAGCAGAAGTGAGTGTAGTTACTACTTCAGGAGTGGTTCTATACAGTGGCATTATCAATGAATTCAACGAACGAAAATTCATCAGTTTAGGCCGTCTCCCCGGTATTTTCATCATTCGTATTAGAGTAGATGGTTTTGAACGTACCAAGCGTCTAACGATTTTACCCTAG
- the obgE gene encoding GTPase ObgE, producing MTTNFIDYVKICCRSGPGGAGSSHFRREKHVPLGGPDGGDGGRGGHIILRGSTNVWTLLHLKYRKHVIASKGQPGEGGRRTGARGEDVYLDVPLGTIAKDAETGEVLFEITENDQEMILLEGGRGGLGNSHFKTSTNQAPHTSQPGEDGQEVWFILELKVLADVGLVGFPNAGKSTLLSVVSAAKPEIADYPFTTIVPNLGVVPYRDFRSFVMADIPGIIEGASQGKGLGLRFLRHIERNSILLFLIPASSENPGEEYEVLLNELQEYNPELMDKSRLLAISKADLLTEEDKQTFIQQLPADIPHLFFSSFTREGLDPLLDLIWQALNPPTQA from the coding sequence GTGACAACAAACTTCATTGATTACGTAAAAATTTGCTGCCGTTCAGGACCCGGAGGTGCCGGATCATCGCACTTCCGCCGGGAGAAACACGTTCCGCTGGGCGGACCGGATGGTGGCGACGGAGGCCGGGGAGGCCATATCATTCTACGGGGTAGTACCAATGTTTGGACACTGCTCCACCTTAAATACCGGAAACACGTCATTGCCAGCAAAGGCCAACCCGGCGAGGGTGGCCGCCGCACCGGAGCCCGGGGCGAAGATGTGTACCTGGACGTACCGCTGGGTACCATTGCCAAAGACGCTGAAACGGGCGAAGTACTGTTCGAAATTACGGAGAACGACCAGGAGATGATTCTGCTGGAAGGGGGCCGTGGCGGTTTGGGTAACTCCCACTTTAAAACTTCCACGAACCAGGCTCCGCACACCTCTCAACCTGGTGAAGATGGTCAAGAGGTCTGGTTTATTCTGGAGTTGAAAGTACTAGCCGATGTTGGTCTGGTAGGTTTTCCCAACGCCGGAAAATCCACGTTGCTTTCGGTAGTATCGGCTGCCAAACCCGAAATTGCAGATTATCCCTTTACGACGATTGTTCCGAACTTGGGCGTAGTCCCCTACCGTGACTTCCGTTCGTTTGTCATGGCTGATATTCCGGGAATTATTGAGGGAGCTTCGCAGGGGAAAGGCCTGGGATTACGCTTCTTACGACATATCGAACGGAACTCTATCTTACTTTTCCTTATACCGGCTTCTTCCGAAAATCCGGGTGAAGAATACGAAGTTCTATTGAATGAATTGCAGGAATATAATCCTGAATTAATGGATAAATCCCGCTTATTAGCTATTTCTAAAGCCGATTTATTAACGGAAGAAGATAAGCAAACCTTCATTCAGCAATTACCCGCTGACATTCCTCATTTGTTTTTTTCGTCCTTTACGCGAGAAGGTCTGGATCCATTGCTCGATTTGATTTGGCAAGCGTTAAATCCGCCGACTCAAGCCTGA
- a CDS encoding adenylate kinase has translation MLNLVLFGPPGAGKGTQSEKLIDKYKLVHLSTGDLLRSEIKAGTELGLRAKALMDQGLLVPDEVVIGMIDNKLKENKQAAGFIFDGFPRTVNQAEALDTLLEENGTAISAMVALEVEAEELTRRLLERGKTSGRPDDQNEELIRKRVQEYNEKTLPVANYYQGQGKFTSVYGIGAIEEIFEKICTAIEKSAV, from the coding sequence ATGCTTAATTTGGTACTCTTTGGCCCTCCGGGAGCCGGGAAAGGAACCCAGAGCGAAAAGTTGATTGACAAATACAAGCTCGTCCATTTATCTACCGGCGATCTGCTTCGCTCTGAAATTAAAGCAGGTACGGAACTGGGACTGAGAGCCAAAGCTCTGATGGATCAGGGATTGCTGGTGCCTGATGAAGTAGTAATTGGCATGATTGATAATAAACTGAAAGAAAATAAACAGGCCGCTGGCTTTATTTTCGATGGTTTTCCCCGGACAGTCAACCAGGCCGAAGCTCTGGATACCTTACTCGAAGAAAACGGTACGGCGATCTCAGCGATGGTAGCTCTGGAAGTAGAAGCGGAAGAGTTAACGCGTCGTTTGCTCGAACGCGGAAAAACTTCCGGTCGTCCCGACGATCAGAACGAAGAATTGATTCGCAAACGGGTGCAAGAGTACAACGAAAAAACGTTGCCCGTAGCCAACTATTACCAAGGACAGGGTAAGTTCACCTCAGTTTACGGAATTGGAGCCATCGAGGAAATTTTTGAGAAGATCTGTACGGCTATCGAAAAATCGGCCGTTTAG